A single Archocentrus centrarchus isolate MPI-CPG fArcCen1 unplaced genomic scaffold, fArcCen1 scaffold_30_ctg1, whole genome shotgun sequence DNA region contains:
- the ctxn3 gene encoding cortexin-3: protein MEGEPFTSALSSLLYSAGGHFVALSSSSSPSSSSSSSDSAITAMSLEQKTTFALVIFLFVFLLILIVRCFRILLDPYRSMPTSTWADGLDGLEKGQFDYTLA from the coding sequence ATGGAGGGAGAGCCCTTCACCTCTGCTCTTTCCTCTTTGCTGTACTCTGCCGGGGGACACTTTGTcgccctctcctcctcttcgtccccctcgtcctcttcttcctcatctgATTCAGCCATCACCGCCATGTCCCTAGAGCAGAAGACAACTTTTGCCTTGGTcatctttctctttgtgttccTCCTCATCCTTATTGTACGATGCTTCCGTATCCTGCTGGACCCATACCGGAGTATGCCAACCTCCACCTGGGCTGATGGCCTTGATGGACTGGAGAAGGGCCAGTTTGACTACACTTTGGCCTAG